From one Flavobacterium sp. N502536 genomic stretch:
- a CDS encoding enoyl-CoA hydratase/isomerase family protein: MSAEIQDGSLQTTFHNAVATVEFGHPAGNSFPRQLLDRLTSEINTLSENKTVSVIVLKSLGTKVFCSGASFDELLAVKNEQQGAHFFSGFAHLLNAMRNCSKIIVARVQGKAVGGGVGIVSACDYVLATPESAVKLSELAIGIGPFVIEPAVSRKIGKAAMTEMTLAAHEWKSAAWALENKLFTEIHDAENLDTAVVNFTQQLSSYNPDALYEMKKIIWEGTENWESLLIERAGITGKLVLSDFSRKALEQFKK, encoded by the coding sequence ATGAGTGCAGAAATACAAGACGGTTCTTTACAAACTACTTTCCATAATGCGGTTGCAACGGTTGAATTTGGACATCCGGCCGGCAATTCTTTCCCAAGACAATTATTAGATCGGTTGACTTCAGAGATTAATACTTTAAGTGAGAACAAAACAGTTTCGGTTATTGTTTTGAAGAGCTTAGGGACTAAGGTTTTTTGCTCAGGTGCTTCATTTGATGAATTGCTGGCGGTGAAAAATGAACAGCAGGGGGCGCACTTTTTCTCCGGTTTTGCTCATTTGTTAAACGCAATGCGCAATTGTTCTAAAATTATTGTGGCACGTGTGCAGGGAAAAGCAGTTGGTGGCGGTGTTGGAATTGTTTCGGCTTGCGATTATGTTTTAGCGACTCCTGAAAGTGCGGTTAAATTATCGGAGTTGGCGATCGGAATTGGGCCTTTTGTGATTGAACCTGCTGTTTCGCGTAAGATTGGCAAAGCCGCAATGACCGAAATGACTTTGGCAGCGCACGAATGGAAATCGGCGGCATGGGCATTAGAGAACAAATTGTTTACAGAAATCCATGATGCAGAAAATTTAGATACGGCAGTGGTCAATTTCACACAACAATTAAGTTCGTATAACCCTGATGCTTTGTACGAAATGAAGAAAATTATTTGGGAAGGAACGGAAAACTGGGAATCATTGCTGATCGAGCGTGCAGGAATTACTGGAAAACTAGTTTTGTCTGATTTTAGCAGAAAAGCTTTAGAACAGTTTAAGAAATAG
- the rsmI gene encoding 16S rRNA (cytidine(1402)-2'-O)-methyltransferase has translation MSKLYIVPTPIGNLEDMTFRAIRILKEVDLILAEDTRTSGKLLKHFEIGTHMHSHHMHNEHKTTENLIARLKAGETIALISDAGTPAISDPGFLLTRACVENKIEVECLPGATAFVPALVNSGLPNDKFVFEGFLPDKKGRQTRFLTLAEETRTMILYVSPHKLVKTLAEFIQYFGEDRQVCVSRELSKLHEENVRGTAKEVLTHFEKTAPRGEIVVVVAGKTITKEPKKSKFSKDDDEKEED, from the coding sequence ATGTCAAAATTATATATCGTTCCTACGCCAATTGGCAATCTAGAAGACATGACCTTTCGTGCCATCCGGATTTTGAAAGAAGTCGATTTGATTTTGGCCGAAGACACCCGTACCAGCGGTAAACTGCTGAAGCATTTTGAAATTGGCACGCACATGCACAGTCATCACATGCACAACGAGCATAAAACGACCGAAAATTTAATTGCACGTCTGAAAGCCGGTGAGACCATTGCTTTAATTTCCGACGCAGGAACTCCTGCAATTTCAGATCCCGGTTTTTTACTCACACGTGCCTGTGTTGAAAACAAAATCGAAGTTGAATGCCTTCCGGGAGCAACAGCTTTTGTGCCGGCTTTAGTCAACAGCGGATTACCCAATGACAAATTTGTTTTTGAAGGTTTTCTCCCTGACAAAAAAGGACGTCAGACCCGTTTTCTAACATTAGCCGAAGAAACCAGAACCATGATTTTGTATGTTTCACCACATAAACTGGTAAAAACATTGGCCGAATTCATTCAATATTTCGGAGAAGACAGACAAGTTTGTGTTTCGAGAGAATTATCGAAACTGCACGAAGAAAACGTACGCGGAACCGCAAAAGAAGTACTGACTCATTTTGAAAAAACAGCACCACGAGGCGAAATTGTCGTAGTCGTGGCCGGAAAAACCATAACAAAAGAGCCCAAGAAAAGTAAGTTTTCGAAGGATGATGACGAAAAAGAAGAAGATTAA
- a CDS encoding UDP-2,3-diacylglucosamine diphosphatase, whose product MKKVYFASDQHFGAPTPELSLPREKKFVAWLDEVKGDAEAIFLLGDLFDFWFEYKTVVPKGFVRILGKLAEIRDSGVPVYFFVGNHDLWMNDYFETELNIPVYHDNKEFTFNGKTFLIGHGDGKGPGDKGYKRMKKVFTNPFSKWLFRWLHPDVGVSLAQYLSVKNKLISGDEDVKFLGEENEWLVLYAKRKLETKHYNYFIFGHRHLPMIIPVGEDSKYVNLGDWIGYFTYGVFDGETFELKKFEQ is encoded by the coding sequence ATGAAAAAAGTATATTTCGCTTCTGATCAGCATTTCGGAGCTCCAACGCCAGAGTTGAGTTTGCCACGTGAAAAGAAATTTGTTGCATGGCTGGATGAGGTGAAAGGAGATGCAGAAGCTATTTTTTTATTAGGGGATCTGTTTGATTTTTGGTTTGAATATAAAACGGTCGTTCCAAAAGGTTTTGTGCGTATTTTAGGGAAACTGGCGGAAATTCGTGACAGCGGTGTCCCGGTTTATTTTTTCGTAGGAAATCATGATTTATGGATGAACGATTATTTTGAAACCGAATTGAATATTCCGGTATATCATGACAATAAGGAGTTTACCTTTAACGGAAAAACATTCTTAATTGGTCACGGCGACGGAAAAGGTCCAGGTGATAAGGGGTATAAACGTATGAAAAAGGTTTTTACGAATCCGTTTTCAAAATGGCTCTTTCGATGGCTTCATCCCGATGTTGGCGTAAGTCTGGCGCAGTATTTATCAGTCAAAAACAAATTGATTTCGGGTGATGAAGATGTCAAATTCCTGGGAGAAGAAAACGAATGGCTGGTCTTGTATGCCAAACGCAAACTGGAAACCAAACACTACAATTATTTTATTTTTGGTCATCGCCATTTACCAATGATCATTCCGGTTGGAGAAGATTCCAAATATGTCAATTTGGGCGATTGGATTGGTTATTTTACATACGGAGTTTTTGACGGAGAGACTTTTGAACTTAAAAAATTCGAACAATAA
- a CDS encoding HopJ type III effector protein, translating to MSIQAFLEKVKQTPNEITFPETIAVIENHYNFTPTAFQNGTQHNAAGENSGSCKLFSFAKLQNLTKDETLACFGAFYFDEVLGDPNGTNHQNIRNFINLGWDGIQFEGNALEAK from the coding sequence ATGAGCATACAAGCCTTTTTAGAAAAAGTAAAACAAACTCCAAACGAAATAACCTTCCCGGAAACTATAGCAGTAATCGAAAACCACTACAACTTTACTCCAACAGCCTTCCAAAACGGAACACAACATAATGCAGCCGGAGAAAACTCTGGTTCATGCAAATTATTTTCTTTCGCAAAATTGCAAAACCTGACTAAAGACGAAACTTTGGCTTGTTTTGGTGCATTCTATTTTGATGAAGTTCTGGGAGATCCAAACGGTACGAACCATCAAAACATTAGAAATTTCATCAACTTAGGCTGGGACGGAATTCAGTTTGAAGGAAATGCTTTGGAAGCAAAATAA
- a CDS encoding cytochrome c3 family protein — translation MKKTRILFAVVALLFFVTGCKNESDNYIDPRGTDYAGSESCIQCHKVQYENAFHSSHFKATSPASKENILGHFTKGHNTFVYDKTTKLVMEERNDSLYQVLYKNGKEVEAYPFDIVFGTKHAQTSAFWKNHTTYELPISYYKSLNSWATSPGYPADAANFTREIPKDCYACHSSNIAGSFVTTSSDQVRGMSMETEPFLNKKTLVYGIDCERCHGPAKQHVQTHLKFPDLKNKPQSIVSFKKLTRQQRLDACALCHSGNDKLKMKSRFQFKPGDNISDYFRATPTSNDSIHFDVHGNQLGLLAQSKCFQKSETMDCMSCHNPHANASQNLASYSKICMSCHQDLKHNATTLKNSSERLLADNCVACHMPKQLSNAITFQLSKSKQKSNYVLRTHKIGIYPKNKK, via the coding sequence ATGAAAAAAACACGCATTCTTTTTGCCGTTGTTGCATTACTCTTTTTTGTAACGGGTTGCAAGAACGAGTCGGATAATTACATTGACCCCAGAGGAACTGATTATGCAGGTTCTGAAAGCTGTATTCAATGTCATAAAGTGCAATACGAAAATGCTTTTCACAGTTCACATTTCAAAGCCACCTCTCCCGCTTCTAAAGAAAACATACTGGGTCATTTTACAAAGGGACACAATACTTTCGTGTATGACAAAACCACCAAATTAGTCATGGAAGAACGCAATGACAGTTTGTATCAGGTACTTTACAAAAACGGAAAAGAGGTAGAAGCCTATCCTTTTGATATTGTATTTGGAACCAAACATGCCCAAACAAGTGCCTTTTGGAAAAACCATACTACTTACGAACTGCCAATATCCTACTACAAATCACTAAACAGCTGGGCTACAAGTCCCGGATATCCTGCCGATGCGGCTAACTTTACCCGAGAAATCCCCAAAGACTGTTATGCCTGTCACAGTTCGAATATTGCAGGCAGTTTTGTAACTACAAGTTCAGATCAAGTTAGAGGCATGTCAATGGAAACGGAACCTTTCCTGAATAAAAAAACGTTGGTTTACGGAATCGATTGTGAACGCTGCCACGGACCGGCCAAACAACACGTTCAAACCCATTTGAAATTTCCCGATTTAAAAAACAAACCCCAAAGTATTGTTTCTTTTAAAAAGCTGACCAGACAACAAAGATTAGATGCCTGTGCCCTCTGTCACTCCGGAAATGACAAATTAAAAATGAAGTCCCGTTTTCAATTTAAACCCGGGGATAATATTAGCGATTATTTCAGAGCTACTCCTACTTCAAACGACAGCATTCATTTTGATGTACATGGGAATCAACTGGGCCTGCTTGCCCAAAGTAAATGTTTCCAGAAAAGCGAAACTATGGATTGTATGAGCTGTCATAATCCGCACGCAAATGCTTCGCAAAATCTTGCGAGTTATTCGAAAATATGCATGAGTTGCCATCAGGATTTAAAACACAACGCCACAACTTTAAAAAACAGCTCTGAGCGTTTACTGGCAGACAATTGCGTAGCCTGTCATATGCCAAAGCAGCTGTCGAATGCCATCACATTTCAGCTTTCAAAAAGCAAACAGAAGTCAAATTATGTTTTGAGAACACACAAAATCGGGATTTATCCCAAAAATAAAAAGTAG
- the recJ gene encoding single-stranded-DNA-specific exonuclease RecJ — protein MRWTLKPKPSEEKIKHLAQALNVEDFVATLLIQRGIETFDEARDFFRPSLEQLHDPFLMKDMDKAVSRIELAIKNQENILVFGDYDVDGTTAVSLVSAYLKSHYPHIATYIPDRYDEGYGISFKGIDFADDNGFSLIIALDCGIKSIDHIAYAKEKNIDFIICDHHRPGDSLPDAVAILDPKRNDCSYPYDELCGCGVGFKLIQALGTNRNETIQDLLPYLDLVATAIAADIVPITGENRILAFYGLQVINSNPRPGIKALVHQVKKKTLDITDVVFIISPRINAAGRIKHGNHAVELLTEFNFEQAQQFASEIEQYNADRKDLDKKITKEAFQQIAENNEQDRFSTVVFQEDWHKGVIGIVASRLIETYYRPTLVFTKSGDKYAASARSVKGFDVYNALDACSEHLEQFGGHMYAAGMTLKAENYKTFKEAFEKQVEETILPEMRTPEIEIDAEINFSDITPKLIRILKQFEPFGPLNMTPVFMTKSIKDTGYAKTLGAEEEHLRLFVKQNNSDGIAAIGFGLGKKLDIAKNQNPFQLAYSLAENEWNGTVSNQLMLKDIRTNEN, from the coding sequence ATGCGCTGGACCTTAAAACCAAAACCTTCTGAAGAAAAAATCAAACATTTGGCGCAAGCTTTAAATGTAGAAGATTTTGTCGCAACTCTTTTGATTCAGCGTGGCATTGAAACTTTTGACGAGGCCAGGGATTTCTTTCGTCCTTCCTTAGAACAGCTGCACGATCCGTTTTTGATGAAAGACATGGACAAGGCGGTTTCCAGAATCGAACTGGCCATTAAAAATCAGGAAAACATTTTAGTTTTTGGTGATTATGATGTCGACGGAACAACTGCCGTTTCATTGGTTTCGGCTTATTTGAAATCACATTATCCCCATATTGCCACTTACATTCCCGATCGTTACGATGAAGGTTACGGAATTTCTTTTAAAGGAATTGACTTTGCCGACGACAACGGCTTTTCATTAATCATTGCGTTAGACTGCGGAATAAAATCTATCGATCATATCGCTTATGCGAAAGAAAAAAACATAGATTTTATCATCTGTGACCACCACAGACCCGGAGATTCTCTTCCTGACGCTGTTGCCATTTTAGACCCGAAAAGAAACGACTGCTCCTACCCCTACGATGAATTGTGCGGTTGCGGAGTTGGTTTTAAACTGATTCAGGCTTTAGGGACAAACAGAAACGAAACCATTCAGGATCTCTTGCCCTACCTCGATTTAGTCGCGACTGCAATTGCTGCGGATATTGTACCGATAACAGGCGAAAACAGAATCCTCGCTTTTTACGGTTTACAGGTAATCAATTCCAATCCGAGGCCCGGAATTAAGGCTTTGGTGCATCAGGTAAAAAAGAAAACCTTAGACATAACCGATGTTGTTTTTATCATTTCACCCCGAATAAATGCCGCAGGACGAATCAAACATGGGAATCATGCTGTTGAATTGCTTACCGAGTTTAATTTTGAACAGGCGCAGCAATTTGCATCAGAAATTGAACAATACAATGCAGACCGAAAAGATCTCGATAAAAAAATAACCAAAGAAGCTTTTCAGCAAATCGCAGAAAACAACGAACAAGACCGATTTTCCACTGTTGTTTTTCAGGAAGACTGGCACAAAGGTGTCATCGGAATTGTAGCTTCCCGATTAATCGAGACGTACTATCGTCCAACTTTGGTTTTTACCAAAAGCGGTGACAAATATGCGGCATCTGCAAGATCGGTAAAAGGTTTTGACGTTTACAATGCTCTCGACGCCTGCTCTGAACACTTGGAACAATTTGGAGGGCATATGTACGCCGCCGGAATGACGCTCAAAGCTGAAAACTATAAAACCTTTAAAGAGGCTTTCGAAAAACAAGTCGAAGAAACCATTTTGCCCGAAATGCGAACTCCCGAAATAGAAATTGATGCCGAAATTAATTTCAGCGATATCACGCCAAAACTAATCCGGATTTTAAAACAATTTGAGCCCTTTGGCCCTTTAAATATGACTCCTGTTTTTATGACTAAAAGCATCAAAGACACGGGCTACGCCAAAACCTTAGGAGCAGAAGAGGAACATTTGAGACTTTTTGTAAAACAAAATAATTCAGATGGAATTGCTGCGATAGGCTTTGGTCTTGGAAAAAAATTAGACATCGCAAAAAATCAAAACCCGTTTCAACTGGCTTATTCCCTTGCTGAAAACGAATGGAATGGAACGGTTTCGAATCAACTTATGCTAAAAGACATCAGAACAAATGAAAACTAA
- a CDS encoding MFS transporter: MKTKPHKQDPYQALRYREFNVFLILRFAMVFAWAMQFIVIEWEVYSITKNPLSLGIIGLMEVIPAVSMALFAGHIVDQSEKKGLLVKCILGFSVISFGLFLVTWPRVVGGLSSNVILYSIYALVFLGGLVRAFLGPTIFSLLSLIIPKKAYPNAATWSSSVWQIGAVLGPAVAGFSINWIGVHWSMCLVFGFSILSLIALSQISKKPIINPKIGESIKDSLTEGLTFVFRNQIVLGALSLDMIAVLFGGAVALLPIFAQDILKVGSEGFGILRAAPAVGSFITMLISAYVPLYKNAGKKLLIAIFIFGLSIILFGFSTYFWLSVFALFLSGLADGISVVIRQTILQLKTPDHMRGRVGAVNSIFVGSSNELGAFESGATAKLMGTVTSVIFGGSITLLTVLGFGLISPTFRNLDLQKDMDDHQNME, from the coding sequence ATGAAAACTAAACCACACAAGCAAGATCCTTATCAGGCGTTACGCTACAGAGAATTTAATGTATTCCTTATCTTGCGTTTTGCAATGGTTTTTGCCTGGGCAATGCAGTTTATTGTAATCGAATGGGAAGTTTACAGTATCACTAAGAATCCATTATCTCTCGGAATTATTGGTTTAATGGAAGTGATACCGGCTGTTTCAATGGCCTTATTTGCCGGGCACATCGTCGATCAGAGCGAAAAGAAAGGTTTGTTGGTAAAATGTATTTTAGGCTTTTCCGTAATCAGTTTTGGATTATTTTTAGTCACCTGGCCTAGAGTTGTCGGCGGCTTATCTTCAAATGTAATCCTGTATTCCATCTACGCTTTAGTCTTTTTGGGCGGTTTGGTCAGAGCTTTTCTCGGACCTACTATTTTTTCTCTTCTATCACTGATAATTCCTAAAAAAGCATATCCAAATGCAGCTACCTGGAGCAGTTCTGTTTGGCAAATTGGAGCCGTATTAGGCCCTGCAGTTGCCGGTTTTTCGATCAATTGGATTGGAGTTCACTGGTCAATGTGTCTTGTTTTCGGATTCTCAATACTTTCCTTAATTGCATTATCACAAATCAGTAAAAAGCCAATTATAAATCCAAAGATTGGAGAATCAATCAAAGACAGTTTAACAGAAGGTTTAACATTTGTATTCCGAAATCAGATTGTATTAGGGGCTTTGTCTCTGGATATGATCGCGGTACTTTTTGGCGGTGCCGTTGCTTTATTACCCATTTTTGCACAGGATATTCTAAAAGTTGGTTCAGAAGGTTTTGGTATCTTAAGAGCTGCTCCGGCAGTGGGTTCTTTTATAACGATGCTCATATCTGCATATGTACCTTTATATAAAAACGCCGGAAAAAAACTTCTAATTGCCATATTTATCTTTGGATTATCCATTATTTTATTTGGCTTTTCTACGTATTTCTGGCTCTCTGTTTTTGCTTTATTTTTAAGCGGACTTGCCGATGGAATTTCAGTAGTAATCCGCCAAACCATTTTACAGCTTAAAACTCCGGATCATATGCGTGGCCGCGTGGGGGCTGTAAACTCCATCTTTGTTGGATCTTCTAACGAGCTGGGAGCCTTTGAAAGTGGTGCAACTGCCAAATTAATGGGAACCGTAACTTCCGTAATTTTTGGAGGCAGTATTACACTCCTGACCGTTTTAGGTTTTGGGCTAATATCCCCTACGTTTAGGAATTTAGATCTTCAAAAAGACATGGACGATCATCAAAATATGGAGTAA
- a CDS encoding 6-pyruvoyl trahydropterin synthase family protein — MSNIRITKQFSFETGHALYGYDGKCKNVHGHSYKLSVTVIGSPITDRSNVKFGMVIDFSDLKKIVKEEIVDQFDHATVFNETTPHIELANELKNRGHHVILVNYQPTSENMVVDFADRIMARLPKEISLFSLKLQETESSFAEWYASDNN, encoded by the coding sequence ATGAGTAATATCAGAATTACAAAACAATTTAGTTTCGAAACCGGACATGCTTTATACGGTTACGACGGAAAATGCAAAAACGTTCACGGGCACAGTTATAAATTATCGGTAACGGTTATTGGTTCGCCAATTACGGACCGATCGAATGTGAAATTTGGGATGGTAATTGATTTTTCAGATCTAAAGAAAATTGTAAAAGAAGAAATCGTCGATCAGTTTGATCATGCTACGGTTTTTAATGAAACAACACCACATATCGAATTGGCAAATGAACTAAAAAATCGTGGTCATCACGTTATTTTGGTGAATTACCAGCCAACAAGTGAAAATATGGTCGTAGATTTTGCCGATAGAATCATGGCGCGTTTACCAAAAGAAATTTCTCTTTTCTCCTTAAAACTTCAGGAAACAGAATCTTCATTTGCAGAATGGTACGCTTCTGATAATAACTAA